The proteins below are encoded in one region of Clostridium fermenticellae:
- a CDS encoding peptidylprolyl isomerase: MKNPIVTIEMENGKKIDIELYPDVAPNTVNNFISLVKKGFYNGVVFHRIIPGFMIQGGDPEGTGMGGPGYSIKGEFSGNGFKNDLKHEKGVISMARTMAPDSAGSQFFIMTDDAPHLDGQYAAFGKVINGIDEVERIVMEKRDYNDKPYDDQKMKSVSVETFDKEYKDPEMIL; this comes from the coding sequence ATGAAAAATCCTATAGTTACAATTGAAATGGAAAACGGAAAGAAGATAGATATAGAACTTTATCCAGATGTCGCACCAAACACAGTAAATAACTTTATATCTTTAGTTAAAAAAGGGTTCTATAATGGTGTGGTTTTTCACAGAATAATACCTGGTTTTATGATTCAGGGTGGAGATCCTGAAGGTACAGGAATGGGAGGACCTGGATATTCAATTAAAGGTGAGTTCTCAGGGAATGGTTTTAAGAATGATTTAAAGCACGAAAAAGGAGTGATTTCTATGGCTAGAACTATGGCTCCAGACTCTGCAGGTTCTCAATTTTTTATAATGACAGATGATGCACCGCATTTAGATGGACAGTATGCTGCTTTTGGAAAGGTAATAAACGGTATAGATGAAGTAGAAAGAATAGTAATGGAGAAAAGAGACTATAATGATAAACCATATGATGATCAAAAAATGAAAAGTGTATCTGTAGAAACCTTTGATAAAGAGTATAAGGATCCAGAGATGATACTGTGA
- a CDS encoding glycosyltransferase 87 family protein — translation MILKKNFTKISLFFLACASIILFTFTLFNYKNTNSNYNRIEFNGTPQKSQQNNAKFNKSRNQKPDQNKQNNFNGLSNTPKNNSMVNNKNHQNNFNHQQNNFSKGTSGKYNIMIAVYSIAFIILSILLYYFFKHKNNKIIYPDEKFIIISLLCIGLFLRLFLSIVTKSHNDLNLFGNWANAAANNLFQIYSSSKSVDYPPLYMYILYLIGKITSIPGTSSSFNLLLKLPSVIADIITSIIIYKLCKKYISPKTALLISAFYIFNPAIFIDSAVWGQVDSFFTLLIVLSIFTISEEKLILSSILFSAAILMKPQGIIFLPVLFFELVRRKDIKIFLKAALAAIITAIIIVLPFSITNGFTWIFKLYTNTVGEYPYASVNGFNFFSLIGKNFVKDTNTVFGLSYHIIGLIFIVLTTLFTWYIYIKADDKKIAPAAALLQISGVFTFSTSMHERYLFSAVALCILTYIYIKDKRFLLLSLGFTITVYTNIHYILVYSNISSFNTMLTVISLLNVLLFIYLAKTLLDIAVKKKTYL, via the coding sequence ATGATTCTAAAGAAAAATTTTACTAAAATAAGTTTATTTTTTTTAGCATGTGCATCTATAATATTATTTACTTTCACTTTATTTAACTACAAAAATACTAATTCAAATTACAACAGAATTGAATTTAATGGTACACCGCAAAAATCACAACAGAATAATGCTAAATTTAATAAATCACGGAATCAAAAACCTGATCAAAATAAACAAAATAACTTTAATGGATTAAGTAATACACCTAAAAATAATAGTATGGTGAATAACAAAAATCATCAAAATAATTTTAATCATCAGCAAAATAATTTTTCTAAAGGAACATCAGGAAAATATAATATTATGATAGCTGTTTATTCAATAGCATTTATCATATTATCCATTTTACTATATTACTTTTTTAAACATAAAAATAATAAAATCATTTACCCGGACGAAAAGTTCATTATTATATCATTATTGTGTATAGGATTGTTCTTAAGACTTTTCCTCTCAATTGTTACAAAGTCGCATAATGACCTTAATTTATTTGGAAACTGGGCAAATGCTGCTGCAAATAACCTATTTCAAATTTATTCAAGCTCAAAGTCAGTTGATTACCCACCATTATACATGTATATATTATATTTAATTGGTAAAATAACGAGTATTCCAGGCACAAGTTCAAGTTTTAACCTGCTGTTAAAGTTGCCATCAGTGATTGCAGACATAATTACTTCAATTATTATATACAAACTATGCAAAAAATATATTTCACCTAAAACTGCTTTATTGATATCAGCATTTTATATTTTTAATCCGGCTATTTTTATAGATTCTGCTGTTTGGGGACAAGTAGATTCATTTTTCACATTACTTATTGTACTTTCAATATTCACAATTTCTGAAGAAAAACTTATTTTATCTTCTATATTATTTTCCGCTGCTATACTGATGAAACCTCAGGGAATTATATTTTTACCAGTATTGTTCTTTGAACTTGTAAGAAGGAAAGATATTAAGATTTTCTTAAAGGCCGCTTTGGCTGCTATAATTACAGCAATTATTATAGTGCTCCCATTTTCAATTACAAATGGGTTCACCTGGATATTTAAACTGTATACAAATACTGTGGGTGAATATCCATATGCATCAGTCAATGGATTCAACTTTTTCAGTTTGATAGGTAAGAATTTTGTTAAAGATACAAATACTGTATTTGGTTTAAGTTATCATATTATAGGACTTATATTCATAGTTCTTACTACGCTGTTTACCTGGTATATATATATTAAAGCAGATGATAAAAAAATTGCACCGGCTGCAGCATTACTTCAGATATCAGGTGTATTTACTTTTTCAACAAGCATGCATGAAAGATACTTATTTTCTGCTGTTGCATTATGCATTCTAACTTATATATATATTAAAGACAAAAGATTCTTACTCCTGAGCCTTGGTTTTACAATAACTGTATATACCAATATTCACTATATACTTGTATATTCAAATATTAGCTCATTTAATACAATGCTTACTGTAATATCACTATTAAATGTATTGTTATTTATATATTTGGCAAAAACCTTATTAGACATCGCAGTGAAGAAAAAAACTTATTTATAG
- a CDS encoding sensor histidine kinase — translation MKKNTIKWKIFKYNITAIVMLTMLTTIVFNIAVRTYIKNDIKDELNKIAVNTENEALRHGPDFLTDSKKAPPVDLRKRDDNFLKFHFMLDESLKKSLSVLNADYVLLDKDKKIIKTIPEGKNYNRISNELINQLLYEVNRSKDLDKGKFSGFYFSGIQYVSVVRPVSDKNSFGLGWIVIYSSLQKINQIQLEINLILFVILLISAFITAIFSSITAKKVSESFSYLNKRLREISERNFGNKIDVEVYDELRDFVNNINNMSEKLETYDRAQKTFLQNASHEFRTPLTSIQSYAEGIKYDVIDPINAADIIIDESKRLTRLVEDLLYLSRLDSIEENYNMNELDFNAFIESCVKRINIIAIKYSVKISVKKLKNNIYVLADEEKLSRAVNNLISNSIRYAKTTVSISSEIVADRVILKISDNGSGFKEDELPYIFDRFYKGKNGKFGLGLSISKNVIEKLNGRIYAYNTEDGAEFTVELPISNKINFA, via the coding sequence ATGAAGAAAAATACGATCAAATGGAAGATATTTAAATATAATATTACAGCAATTGTTATGCTTACTATGTTAACGACTATAGTATTTAATATTGCTGTACGTACATATATAAAAAATGATATAAAAGATGAATTGAATAAAATTGCTGTAAATACAGAAAATGAAGCTTTAAGACATGGTCCGGATTTTCTGACTGACTCAAAGAAAGCACCTCCTGTAGATTTACGGAAACGTGATGATAATTTTTTAAAATTTCACTTTATGTTAGATGAATCTTTAAAGAAATCACTTTCTGTATTAAATGCCGATTATGTTTTATTAGATAAGGATAAAAAGATTATAAAAACTATTCCAGAAGGCAAAAATTATAATAGGATATCAAATGAATTGATAAATCAGTTATTATATGAGGTAAATAGGTCTAAAGATTTGGATAAAGGTAAATTTTCGGGGTTTTATTTTTCAGGTATTCAGTATGTGTCTGTAGTAAGGCCAGTATCAGATAAGAATTCTTTTGGACTTGGATGGATTGTTATATACTCCAGTCTTCAAAAGATAAATCAGATCCAGCTTGAAATAAATTTAATTTTATTTGTAATTTTGCTTATATCAGCCTTTATTACAGCAATATTTTCATCTATAACTGCAAAAAAGGTGTCAGAATCATTTTCTTATCTTAATAAAAGATTAAGGGAGATTTCAGAAAGAAACTTTGGAAATAAAATTGATGTGGAGGTATATGACGAGCTTCGTGATTTTGTAAATAACATAAATAATATGTCCGAAAAACTTGAGACATATGATAGGGCACAGAAAACATTTCTACAAAATGCATCACACGAATTCAGGACACCACTCACGTCTATTCAGAGTTATGCTGAGGGTATAAAGTATGATGTTATTGATCCTATAAATGCGGCTGATATAATAATTGATGAGTCCAAAAGATTAACTAGGTTGGTGGAAGATTTACTTTATTTATCACGACTTGATTCGATAGAAGAAAATTACAATATGAATGAATTGGATTTTAATGCGTTTATAGAGAGTTGTGTAAAACGTATAAATATTATTGCAATTAAGTATTCAGTGAAGATCTCAGTTAAGAAATTAAAGAACAATATATATGTGTTAGCGGACGAAGAAAAGTTATCACGTGCTGTAAATAATTTAATAAGTAATTCTATAAGGTACGCGAAAACAACAGTTTCAATATCATCGGAAATTGTAGCAGATAGGGTTATATTAAAAATATCAGATAACGGTTCAGGCTTTAAAGAGGATGAACTTCCCTATATATTTGATAGGTTTTATAAAGGTAAAAATGGAAAGTTTGGATTGGGATTATCCATAAGTAAAAATGTTATAGAGAAATTAAATGGCAGAATATATGCTTATAATACAGAAGATGGGGCAGAATTTACGGTTGAACTGCCGATATCAAATAAAATAAATTTTGCTTGA
- a CDS encoding response regulator transcription factor, with translation MDKKLIYIADDEINICNIIKSFLLKEGFKVEIFNDGNSIFEAFNARPADMLIIDIMMPEMDGYSLCSLIREKSSVPIIIVSAKDTETDRIAGLTLGSDDYLTKPFSPIELIARIKSIFRRIDFDKRNSTLTNVINIYDISINIDKKEVRFRGEDVGLTKMEFSLLSYLVLNKNRAVSRNELLDKIWGFEDEVETRATDDMIKRIRKKLSDIGSILKIRTVWGFGFKIDD, from the coding sequence ATGGATAAAAAATTAATATACATTGCTGATGATGAAATAAATATTTGTAATATAATAAAATCATTCCTTTTAAAAGAGGGGTTTAAAGTAGAAATATTTAATGACGGAAATTCGATCTTCGAGGCTTTTAATGCAAGACCTGCCGATATGCTTATTATTGATATAATGATGCCTGAAATGGATGGATATTCATTGTGCTCACTTATAAGGGAAAAGAGTTCTGTGCCTATAATAATTGTGTCTGCCAAGGATACGGAAACTGATAGAATAGCTGGATTAACCCTGGGAAGTGATGATTATTTAACCAAACCATTTAGCCCAATTGAGCTTATTGCTAGAATTAAAAGCATTTTTAGAAGAATTGACTTTGATAAAAGAAATAGTACATTAACTAATGTTATTAATATATATGATATTTCAATAAATATAGATAAAAAAGAAGTTAGGTTTAGAGGTGAAGATGTTGGGCTAACAAAAATGGAATTTTCTCTTTTAAGTTATCTTGTTTTAAATAAGAATAGAGCAGTTAGCAGAAATGAACTTCTTGATAAAATATGGGGATTTGAAGATGAAGTTGAAACTAGAGCAACTGATGATATGATAAAAAGGATAAGAAAAAAGCTTTCTGATATTGGATCAATATTAAAAATACGAACTGTATGGGGATTTGGTTTTAAAATAGATGATTAG